TGGAGTAGATCTACTGGCATACCCATTTCCAAGCCTTGGTTGACGGCTTGCAGACTTTCCAGAGCTTTTTCAATCAAGGAAATGTGACGGGCGTTGGATAAGTAGGTGGCATCTTGCTCGACGATACCAGCATTTTCAAAGAAGAGCTGATTGATGCGTTCTTCAATTTTATCGATATTTTGATTGTGAAGGACAGAAATCTTGATGACATCAGTTGGTAGCTGGTCCAGCTCAATCTTTTCTTCAAGGTCGGTCTTGTTAAGCAGGACGATGCGATTGCTGTCCTGGCTGATTTCGAGCAATTGTCTGTCCTGGTCCGTCAGAGGCTCGCTGGCATTGAGAACTAAGAGGACCAAGTCGGCTTCCTGCAGGGCTTTTTTAGAGCGCTCAACTCCAATTTGCTCAACAAGGTCGTCGGTTTCCCGAATACCTGCAGTATCGATGAGTTTGAGTGGCACGCCTTTGATATTGACATACTCCTCAATCACATCACGAGTCGTTCCCTCGATATCAGTCACAATGGCCTTGTCCTCGCGAAGGAGATTGTTGAGCAGGCTGGACTTGCCAACATTGGGTCGGCCGATGATAGCAGTGGAAATGCCTTCGCGTAAAATCTTACCTCGTCGTGCAGTATCGAGAAGATTGCTCAGCAGAGCCTCGAACTCAGCTGTTTTTTCTCGCATAAGCTGGGTCGTCATCTCTTCCACGTCGTCGTACTCGGGATAGTCAATATTGACCTCGACCTGAGCCAGTGTGTTGAGAATTTCCTGACGAGTATTGTTGATAAGGTTGGAGAGGGAGCCATCCAGCTGCTTGACAGCGTTGTTCATTGCTTTATCGGTCTTGGCGCGGATGATGTCCATGACAGCCTCAGCCTGAGTCAAATCTACGCGCCCATTGAGAAAGGCCCGCTTGGTAAACTCACCAGGCTCAGCCATTCTAGCTCCCTCGCGAATTGCCAACTGCAAAATTTCATTAGTGACCGCAATTCCACCATGGGTATTTATCTCGATGATATCCTCGCGCGTGAAGGTCTTGGGAGAGCGCATGGCACCAAGCATGACCTCGTCTAGAATTTCCTGATTTTGAGGGTCAACGATATGGCCGTAGTTGAGCGTGTGGCTTTCTACTTTGCTTAGATTCTTCCCTTTGAAGATTTTTTGGGCAATAGCAAAACTGTCTGTCCCACTCAGTCTGACGATACCGATAGCCCCTTCGCCAAGAGGCGTAGAAATCGCAGCGATTGTATCAAATTCTCTGGTAATCATACTGTATTTTTCCTTGTGTTTTAAAATCAATTACCCTAATTGTAACGCAAAAATCAAGGAGGAGCAAGGCTTTCGATTATCAAGCGGAAGGAATGGAATTTAGGTATGGTAAAGAAAACACTTTCATAACAGGAAGAATCATGATATAATAAAAGTAGTGTGATTTGAGGAGGTGCTATGGAAAATCTAAAAAAACTAGCAGGTATCAAGGCTGCTGAATTTGTCCAAAACGGGATGATTGTAGGTCTCGGGACGGGTTCGACTGCCTACTATTTTGTCGAGGAGATTGGTCGGCGTATCAAGGAAGAAGGATTGCAGATTACAGCTGTTACGACTTCCAGTGTCACTAGCAAACAGGCTGAAGGGCTAGGCATTCCGCTCAAGTCTATCGACGATGTGGATCAGGTGGATGTCACTGTTGATGGTACTGATGAGGTTGATTCAG
This window of the Streptococcus sanguinis genome carries:
- the mnmE gene encoding tRNA uridine-5-carboxymethylaminomethyl(34) synthesis GTPase MnmE; this translates as MITREFDTIAAISTPLGEGAIGIVRLSGTDSFAIAQKIFKGKNLSKVESHTLNYGHIVDPQNQEILDEVMLGAMRSPKTFTREDIIEINTHGGIAVTNEILQLAIREGARMAEPGEFTKRAFLNGRVDLTQAEAVMDIIRAKTDKAMNNAVKQLDGSLSNLINNTRQEILNTLAQVEVNIDYPEYDDVEEMTTQLMREKTAEFEALLSNLLDTARRGKILREGISTAIIGRPNVGKSSLLNNLLREDKAIVTDIEGTTRDVIEEYVNIKGVPLKLIDTAGIRETDDLVEQIGVERSKKALQEADLVLLVLNASEPLTDQDRQLLEISQDSNRIVLLNKTDLEEKIELDQLPTDVIKISVLHNQNIDKIEERINQLFFENAGIVEQDATYLSNARHISLIEKALESLQAVNQGLEMGMPVDLLQVDMTRTWEILGEITGDAAPDELITQLFSQFCLGK